The region GTCCTTGAGACAGACATAATCCAAGCTGACAAGTTGCTGCACCTGCGCAAGTTGAGGAGTTAAATAAATTTATATTTGAAGAAAAATCGCCTATTATATCTGCAAGTTTCACTGCATCCTCATTTTTAATATCGCGTGCAAAAAAGCCTTGAGTATTTGCAAGTCTTATTGTTACTTTATAATTAAGTCCGTCTAAAAAGTTTATTACCTTGTTTAAATCATCTATTTTGAGATTTCCGCACTCTGGATGAACATAAACTGAATAATAACCTTCCTGTTTTTGCTTAAATAACACATTTTCATATTTATCACTTAAATCATCAATATACTCTAAATCTTCATAGCATACTTTATTGTTATCATCTATTAGAATATCAAGATTTTCCTGTTCCTTAACTTTTTTAAGTTCTTCATTAAAGAGTTCTTTAAATTTTTCATCACCATATCTATAAGTAATAAACCTTATTCTAGCCTTATTTTTGTTCGTCCTGTCACCTTCCTTTTCAAAAAGCTTTTTCATTGCAACTACGTAATAAAGTACATCTTTTGCTTCAATAAAATCTGCAAGTTTTATTGAAGCTCTAGGTTTTCCACCAAGTCCGCCTGCTCCAAATACCTTAAAGCCCTTTACCCCATCTTTAATTTGAGCTATAAAACCCAAATCAGAAATAGAAGCATTAGCCGTATCATCTACACTGTCTGAAAAGGCAATTTTATATTTTCTTGGAAGATTCATATTTGTAGGGTCCTTTATAAGATAATTTGTTACTCTATCCTTATACGGTTCAACATCAAAAACATCATTATAAGCTACTCCTGATAAAGGTGAACTTGCAACATTTCTTATCGTATTCCCTCCCGTTCCCTTAGTCATTATTCCATTGTCTATAAGCTTCTTTAATACTTTATAAACATCCTTAAGGTCTACTTTATGAAATTGAGCATCTTCTCTTGATGTAAGATGAATTTTTCCATGAGAGTACTCTTCTCCTAGTTTACTTATAACTTTAAGCTGAGGAAGTGTTACAAATCCACCTGGAAGTCTCATTCTTATCATGTAATTTTCTTTTTCTCTCTGCTCGTACACACCCATTGAAACTCTAAATGCCTTAAATCTTAAAGGATCAATTTGCTTATTCAAATATTGTTCTGCCTTTTCCTTAAAGTCTTCTACTTCTTTTCGATTTTCATCAGTTATATTAAGCATACTTTACACCTCTTTTAAACAATCTCATATTGAAGTTTTTCAACATAATTTTCATTTTTAATTACTTTAAACATATTAAGTACAGGTACTTCTTTATTTTGAAGAGATAAAATTGAATAAATTACATTTGGATCAAAAGATAATCGTTTGTCCTCTTCTGACGGTCTTGATGGTGAATATGGGTGAGAATGATAATTTCCAAGCATCTCCATACCAAACGACCTTATGCTTTTTATTTTTTCAAATTGTTCTTTTGGCTCCATAGAAAAATGCTCACTGCTGTTGTCTGTATTTTTCATAGGGAACACCTTATCTATATAAATATTTCCATTCTTCTTTGTACCTGCTAAAAAGCCGCAGCACTCATGATCAAACTCATCTTTGGCTTGCTTTATGATGGCACAATATTCTGATTTCTTTAAATAAATCATCTTATCACCCTTTTAATTTTCCTGATTTTAAATCACATGAAGGATTTTCATAGTCAATAAGTGTTTTTATAGTAGGATTCTCACCGCAAACTCCACACTTTTTGTTTTTTGCTACTTTTATCTTTCTGAATTCCATTTTCTTTGCATCAAAAGTAAGAAGATATCCTGCTAAAGTTTCTCCAACTCCAAGTATATATTTAACAGCTTCAAGTGCCTGAAGGCTTCCTATAATCCCTCCCATGGCTCCTATTACACCTGCTTCTCTACATGTTGGGACTACTCCGGCTGGAGGTGGTGATTGAAATATACATCTATAACACGGTGTATCGTTATCTGGTATATACGTTGTAAGCTGACCTTGAAATCTTATAATTCCCGCATGAGAAAAAGGTTTTTTTGCTAAAACACAGGCATCATTTATTAAAAACTTTGCTGCAAAATTGTCTGTTCCATCAATTAAAAAATCATAATTTTGATCCTTTATTATGTCTAGTATATTTTGTGATGTAACCATTTCATGATAAGTTATTACATTCACATCTGGGTTCATTGCATTAATTGTTTCTTTTCCCGATTGAACTTTTGGCTTTCCAACATCCTTAGTTCCATGTATTATTTGCCTTTGAAGATTTGAAAGATCTACAACATCTCCATCTACAAGTCCAATTGTCCCAATTCCTGCAGCAGCTAAATACATAGCAGCAGGAGCTCCGAGTCCCCCCGTTCCAACTACAAGGACTTTAGAATTTAAAAGCTTTTCCTGGCCTTCCACTCCAACTTCTTGAAGCAAAATATGCCTTGAATACCTTTCTATTTGCTCCTCACTAAAATCCAATACTTCCACCTCCCATAAAGTACAAGAAGTCTATAACATCACTTTCCTTTAGAACCGTATCTGTAAATTTATCTCTATCAATAAATTCATTATTTAACTGTACTGTTACCATATCTGGCATTTCAACATTTTCTTCTACTAGAATTTCACTTATCGTTAAGCCATCTTTCACTTTCTTTTCTTTCCCATTAATTTGTAGTATCATAATTTTCCTCCCTTTAACTTTCAAGACATCTTTCAACTACAAATGCTGCTGAACCTACAGCAATTGTATCTTCTTTAAAATGTCCATATTTTTTTAAAACCACTTTTAATCTTTTAGATATAATTTCTTCACAAGTTTTATAAAAAAATTCCGAATAAAAAATCATTGATCCACTTAAAGTAATAGATTTAATATTAAGAATATTTGCGTAATTAATTAATCCCATTGAGAAAATTATTGCAGCTTTTTCTATAATTTTCTTTGATAACATGTCACCCTTGTCAGCAGCTAAACATATGTCCTTATAATTAATTTTTTCTAACGATTTATTTATAATTGTATTTTTCCCATTGTTTACTTCAGAAACAAACTTACTTACTATATGATCGAAAGAACAATAATCTTTTATACATTTTGTGCTAAGCCCGTTATTATTTACAATTATATTTTCAAAAGTGTTTTGTAAATTAGTTGACATCTTTAACACTTTTCCTTTGCAACTTCCTACCATAATCCTTTCACCATAATCAAAATAAGCTGTACTTTCAAAATCACCTTTAAACCCATAAAAATACTCTGCTAACGCCCCAGCATTTACTCCCTCCTGAGTAAGCACCGTACATCCTAACTTCTCTTCGAAAATATTTTTATATTCATCTAAAGTATATTCTGCATCACAATATGAGCCAGAAAAAGCCACTCCAACTCCAAACAACTCCAATAAATCCAACCTAAGTTCACACACAACTTTATTTATTTCATCAAATATTTGGCTTGATAGCTTATATGGATTTTCATTCTTTATGTCAAATTTTCGCTTTTCAAGTATTTCAAGTTTTAAATTAGTAAATACAATTTCAGTATAAATATCTGTTACATTTATACCTATAATATAAAAATTGCATAAATTAATATTGTACATTATAGGTTTTCTTCCACCAGTAGATGTTCCAATACAATACTTTACTATAATCCTTTCTTTCTCTAATGGACTCATTATACGATTTAAAGTTGTCAATTTTACATTAGTTAAAGTTGAAATTTCACTCTTGGTCATTGCCCCTTTTTTCTGAAGTAAATTAAAAATTCTCTTAGCATCATAATTCAAATTACTGAATAATTCATAATAACACTTCATAATAAACCTTCTTTTATCACTTTATATGACTTTTAACCATATTGGTAAAAACAAAATAAAAAAATAAATAGATTTATTTTTCAACATAATATTCCTACTAATTTGATATGAATATTATGTTTTAATTTATATTAAATCTATCACTTTACTAGGATATTGTCAATGACTTTTTTAAGTTTACATTGATTTATTTGATATTACGTTAAAAACCCAGCTAATCATTTTATATAATTGTGTGATTAACCGGGTTATTGCTAATAAAAAATTTTCTTCCTCTATTACTTATAAAATAATGTATCTCTTCTGAAAAAATCAATAATTAATTTATTCATTACCACCTGCAAATGCACCATTAAGCTTTCCAATAAGTGTTTGTTCACCATTAGCCAAAACACTTAATTTCTCTATACTTTCCATCACTAGTTTTAAATTTTCTTGCAAATATCTCGAATAGCCCTCAACCTCTTCTGGAATTTTTTCTATATTATTAAATCTATTCCTTTCACTTTCCAAAACCTGTTTCAATTTAAAAAACATATACTCTACCTCATATAATAATTGAAACAGTTTATTAAGCTTACATAAATAATCATTATCCTTATTTTTAATCATACTTATTTTATAACCGTAATCATTATTAATATCCTCTACCACCTTTTTGCCCTCATATATTGCTTTTCTAAATTTATCCTCAAGCTTATCTGTGGCTCCAGCTATATTGTTTATTGAAGTAAATGATCCTTTTTTAAATATTTTAATTTTTTCCGACATATCACAAAATTTTTTTATTTGATTGTTAATCTTCATAC is a window of Clostridium pasteurianum DNA encoding:
- a CDS encoding sulfurtransferase TusA family protein, which translates into the protein MLNITDENRKEVEDFKEKAEQYLNKQIDPLRFKAFRVSMGVYEQREKENYMIRMRLPGGFVTLPQLKVISKLGEEYSHGKIHLTSREDAQFHKVDLKDVYKVLKKLIDNGIMTKGTGGNTIRNVASSPLSGVAYNDVFDVEPYKDRVTNYLIKDPTNMNLPRKYKIAFSDSVDDTANASISDLGFIAQIKDGVKGFKVFGAGGLGGKPRASIKLADFIEAKDVLYYVVAMKKLFEKEGDRTNKNKARIRFITYRYGDEKFKELFNEELKKVKEQENLDILIDDNNKVCYEDLEYIDDLSDKYENVLFKQKQEGYYSVYVHPECGNLKIDDLNKVINFLDGLNYKVTIRLANTQGFFARDIKNEDAVKLADIIGDFSSNINLFNSSTCAGAATCQLGLCLSQGLLKAIKDKFKNEDMKIKKALPKIYISGCLNSCAQHEKGAIGLNGRAKRTDDGLIPMYTVSLGGYLGSNGAKLAEAVGDIPAKKVPEYLLELAELKANSVYVNFYEFLDNNRKEIKELTEKYSTLESYKDNPELYFDWGACKRFSLEGRGKGECSTGVLDVIKMDIWNAESYLKDYGISKNSSKLYEAALSASRALLILRGIDTSKEREIFKEFIKNFVDEGYLREDIKDLIDELIDFKLGDISDISDKEKDVSYVVGKVRDMFDSLDGKLDITLPKENEVNKESNSTGKTEGEYKIIDFRGVKCPINFVKVKIELSKVKPGTTLGFYLDDGDPINNVPRSVEKEGHEVINIDDKFNGYNLLVVKKNK
- a CDS encoding M67 family metallopeptidase — its product is MIYLKKSEYCAIIKQAKDEFDHECCGFLAGTKKNGNIYIDKVFPMKNTDNSSEHFSMEPKEQFEKIKSIRSFGMEMLGNYHSHPYSPSRPSEEDKRLSFDPNVIYSILSLQNKEVPVLNMFKVIKNENYVEKLQYEIV
- a CDS encoding HesA/MoeB/ThiF family protein; the protein is MDFSEEQIERYSRHILLQEVGVEGQEKLLNSKVLVVGTGGLGAPAAMYLAAAGIGTIGLVDGDVVDLSNLQRQIIHGTKDVGKPKVQSGKETINAMNPDVNVITYHEMVTSQNILDIIKDQNYDFLIDGTDNFAAKFLINDACVLAKKPFSHAGIIRFQGQLTTYIPDNDTPCYRCIFQSPPPAGVVPTCREAGVIGAMGGIIGSLQALEAVKYILGVGETLAGYLLTFDAKKMEFRKIKVAKNKKCGVCGENPTIKTLIDYENPSCDLKSGKLKG
- the thiS gene encoding sulfur carrier protein ThiS encodes the protein MILQINGKEKKVKDGLTISEILVEENVEMPDMVTVQLNNEFIDRDKFTDTVLKESDVIDFLYFMGGGSIGF
- a CDS encoding ROK family transcriptional regulator; this translates as MKCYYELFSNLNYDAKRIFNLLQKKGAMTKSEISTLTNVKLTTLNRIMSPLEKERIIVKYCIGTSTGGRKPIMYNINLCNFYIIGINVTDIYTEIVFTNLKLEILEKRKFDIKNENPYKLSSQIFDEINKVVCELRLDLLELFGVGVAFSGSYCDAEYTLDEYKNIFEEKLGCTVLTQEGVNAGALAEYFYGFKGDFESTAYFDYGERIMVGSCKGKVLKMSTNLQNTFENIIVNNNGLSTKCIKDYCSFDHIVSKFVSEVNNGKNTIINKSLEKINYKDICLAADKGDMLSKKIIEKAAIIFSMGLINYANILNIKSITLSGSMIFYSEFFYKTCEEIISKRLKVVLKKYGHFKEDTIAVGSAAFVVERCLES